Part of the Trichoderma asperellum chromosome 1, complete sequence genome is shown below.
AGTCTGAGCGGCAGTGGTTGTTGCATCGTTCTGTGGATACGGGTATGCGCTTGGAGCTTGACTCGGGTCAtacggaggaggagggctgCTGGGGATGTCATAGGGCTGCCAAGCTCCCTGTTGCTGAGGCTGGACTTGATGCTGAGGCTGGTATCCAGGCTGGTTCCCTACGTGAGGACCCAGAGACGTAAATCCGGGCATGGGATGCGAAGGACCAGTCGGAAACCCCCCGCCGACATAGGTTGATTGAAGCTGGAGCCGGAATGGCGAATCATCTGGATAGGCGGCATCTGGGATCGAGTTCGAAGGATGATACTGCTGCCGATGGAGGTCGTCATCGTATGAAGCCATGGCCCGAGCCGAGTCGTGTGATGCACAAGGCAATCAAGGCGGATGTTCGATTCAGCCCAGCAAGGTGCAATCTTTCCGTCTGGATAAGAAGAACTGGCGGAGCCCGAAATCCGAAGCAGGATAGAGTATAGAAGCCAAGCCAGGCAAGCAAataagcaagcaagcaagcaagcaagcaagccttGGGGGTCTCCACAAACACTACCCACACGACACTGCGGGTTTTGATCAGTACAAGTAAGCGGCAGCTGCCAGGGGCTATGGATGCAAGGCGTACATGTATGGAATGGCCAGATGGTCTACTTATGGTACCGCtaattagtagtagtagtatagtGTAACATGCGCGTGAAGTCTTGCGCGGCTATGTGATGGAATTGCGTAGGAAAGTGTGTCTTGTGTACTAAGCACGCAGTGCCGTACTT
Proteins encoded:
- a CDS encoding uncharacterized protein (EggNog:ENOG41~TransMembrane:1 (i193-217o)) yields the protein MASYDDDLHRQQYHPSNSIPDAAYPDDSPFRLQLQSTYVGGGFPTGPSHPMPGFTSLGPHVGNQPGYQPQHQVQPQQQGAWQPYDIPSSPPPPYDPSQAPSAYPYPQNDATTTAAQTIHPHAHADVHAQTGGIEMMPLQTVPTATATAPTHMAPVAPGASTSALTQASHAAEDPYKLDAAAMERRRKQRRLRICIIVMAVVFFFCGALIIGLALGVVKGALNHPPPNHGNNSF